One Punica granatum isolate Tunisia-2019 chromosome 3, ASM765513v2, whole genome shotgun sequence genomic window carries:
- the LOC116201016 gene encoding venom phosphodiesterase 2-like — protein sequence MGSDKQTPVPTVDEDPLTPSTALLSFNTEDSSSAAASKGKSFLTEKPTTTIVFISLLLLTCIALSTAGALAQSQAAARPLVKLQRPVVLLVSSDGFRFGYQFKTDAPNIRRLIANGTEAEQGLIPVFPSLTFPNHYSIVTGLYPAYHGIINNFFVDPNTGDNFTMASHEPKWWLGEPLWETVVKHGLRAATYFWPGSEVNKGPWTCPKEFCKFYNVSVPFEERVDTVLSYFDLPAQEMPAFMTLYFEDPDHQGHKVGPDDPQITEAVARIDQMMGKLIKGLEERGVFDDVNIIMIGDHGMVGTCDKKLIFLDELNPWIEVPPEWVQSNTSSLAIKPPPGVSPADVVEKMNEGLQSGKVTNGKYLKVYLKENLPSRLHYAASDRIAPIIGLIDEGFKVEQKKSERQECGGAHGYDNSIFSMRTIFIGHGPNFAQGRKVPSFENVQIYNLITSILKIQGAPNNGSYLFPRSVLLSTP from the coding sequence ATGGGTTCCGATAAGCAGACCCCGGTACCCACCGTCGACGAAGATCCGCTGACCCCGTCGACTGCCCTCCTCTCCTTCAACACAGAGGATTCGTCCTCCGCCGCCGCCTCCAAAGGCAAGTCTTTCCTGACAGAGAAGCCCACCACCACCATCGTTTTcatctccctcctcctcctcaccTGCATCGCCCTCTCCACCGCTGGTGCCTTGGCCCAGTCCCAAGCGGCCGCCCGTCCGCTCGTGAAGCTGCAGAGGCCGGTGGTTCTGCTGGTTTCCTCCGACGGGTTCCGGTTCGGGTACCAGTTCAAGACCGACGCCCCGAACATCCGCCGCCTGATCGCCAATGGGACCGAGGCTGAACAGGGCCTGATCCCGGTCTTTCCCTCACTCACCTTCCCGAATCATTACTCGATCGTCACCGGACTGTACCCAGCCTACCATGGTATCATCAATAACTTTTTTGTGGACCCTAATACGGGGGATAACTTCACCATGGCGAGCCACGAGCCGAAGTGGTGGCTCGGGGAGCCGCTGTGGGAGACCGTCGTCAAGCATGGACTCCGGGCGGCGACCTACTTCTGGCCTGGGTCTGAGGTCAACAAGGGCCCTTGGACGTGCCCCAAGGAATTCTGTAAGTTCTACAATGTGTCGGTCCCCTTCGAGGAAAGGGTTGACACCGTGTTGAGCTACTTTGATCTGCCGGCCCAGGAAATGCCCGCTTTCATGACGTTGTATTTCGAGGATCCTGATCATCAGGGTCATAAGGTGGGCCCTGATGATCCCCAGATCACTGAGGCAGTTGCGCGGATCGATCAGATGATGGGGAAGCTGATCAAGGGTTTGGAAGAAAGAGGGGTTTTCGACGATGTTAACATAATCATGATTGGTGATCATGGAATGGTGGGCACCTGCGATAAGAAGCTGATTTTCCTGGATGAATTGAACCCATGGATCGAAGTTCCTCCGGAGTGGGTCCAGTCGAACACCTCATCGCTCGCAATTAAGCCACCACCGGGTGTATCGCCAGCTGATGTCGTAGAGAAGATGAACGAAGGCCTACAGTCAGGGAAAGTTACCAATGGGAAATACCTGAAGGTTTACCTTAAAGAAAACCTTCCGAGCAGGCTCCACTATGCGGCAAGTGATCGTATCGCCCCTATAATTGGTCTCATTGATGAAGGGTTCAAGGTGGAACAGAAGAAATCGGAGCGTCAAGAGTGTGGTGGAGCACACGGGTATGACAACAGCATCTTCTCGATGCGCACCATATTTATTGGCCATGGCCCGAATTTTGCTCAGGGAAGGAAAGTCCCGTCCTTTGAGAATGTTCAGATTTACAACCTCATCACTTCGATCCTGAAGATACAGGGTGCACCCAATAACGGGTCATATTTGTTCCCGCGGTCTGTTCTCTTGTCTACCCCTTGA
- the LOC116201600 gene encoding 1-aminocyclopropane-1-carboxylate oxidase 1-like, producing the protein MEIPVIDFSELDGGNRGKTMALLHQACEQWGCFKIENHGVDKKLMEKVKNFVNSHYEENLKAGFYASDVPKCLETGKTSDVDWECTFFLCHRPKSNIEDFPNLSNELRELMEEYIAQLIKLAEKISELMCENLGLEKDHIKKAFSGKNGPSVGTKVAKYPQCPEPERVRGLREHTDAGGIILLLQDDQVPGLEFLKDGKYVPIPPSKNNKIFVNIGDQIEVLSNGRYRSVWHRVMTDKNGSRLSVATFYNPAGDAAISPAPKLLYPEGFTFGDYLKLYAATKFQEKEPRFEAMKNLSNGHGNGF; encoded by the exons ATGGAGATCCCTGTGATAGACTTCAGTGAGCTTGATGGGGGGAACAGGGGCAAGACAATGGCACTCCTTCACCAGGCTTGTGAGCAATGGGGCTGCTTTAAG ATTGAGAACCATGGAGTTGACAAGAAGCTGATGGAGAAGGTGAAGAACTTCGTGAACTCGCACTATGAGGAGAACCTCAAGGCAGGCTTCTATGCATCGGACGTACCCAAATGCCTCGAGACTGGCAAGACCTCCGACGTGGACTGGGAGTGCACCTTCTTCCTCTGCCATCGCCCCAAGTCCAACATCGAAGATTTCCCGAACCTCTCGAATGAACTCAG GGAGCTGATGGAGGAGTACATTGCGCAGCTGATTAAGCTGGCGGAAAAGATCTCCGAGCTCATGTGCGAGAACCTCGGGCTGGAGAAGGACCACATTAAGAAGGCTTTCTCCGGAAAGAATGGCCCCTCAGTCGGCACAAAGGTGGCAAAGTATCCCCAGTGCCCGGAGCCAGAACGAGTGAGGGGACTCCGGGAGCACACAGATGCAGGCGGGATCATACTCCTTCTTCAGGACGATCAGGTTCCTGGCCTCGAATTCCTTAAGGATGGGAAGTACGTTCCCATCCCCCCTTCGAAGAACAATAAGATCTTCGTCAACATTGGAGACCAGATCGAGGTCCTCAGCAATGGGAGGTACAGGAGCGTGTGGCACAGAGTCATGACCGATAAGAACGGGAGCCGGCTATCAGTTGCCACATTCTACAACCCTGCTGGAGACGCTGCGATCTCTCCTGCTCCTAAGCTTCTGTATCCCGAAGGGTTCACATTCGGAGATTACCTCAAACTGTATGCCGCCACCAAGTTCCAGGAGAAGGAGCCCCGGTTCGAGGCCATGAAGAACTTGAGCAATGGCCACGGCAACGGTTTCTGA
- the LOC116200890 gene encoding xaa-Pro dipeptidase-like: MRHDTDHIELFRQESYFAYLFGVTEPGFFGAIDVMTANSLLFAPRLPADYAVWLGEIKPVSFFQEKYKVKHGFLYR, encoded by the exons ATGCGGCACGACACCGATCATATCGAGCTCTTCAG GCAGGAGAGTTACTTTGCTTATTTGTTCGGAGTAACTGAGCCTGGATTCTTCGGAGCTATT GATGTTATGACTGCgaattctcttctttttgcTCCAAGACTTCCCGCTGATTACGCTGTTTGGTTGGGAGAAATAAAGCCTGTATCGTTCTTCCAG GAAAAATACAAGGTTAAACATGGTTTTTTATACCGATGA
- the LOC116200889 gene encoding glutamate-rich WD repeat-containing protein 1 has protein sequence MVRSLKNPKKAKRKNKESKRGDGSSSSSVPSMPAEVWQPGVDKLEEGEELQCDLSAYNALHAFSIGWPCLSFDVVRDSLGLVRTEFPHTAYFVAGTQAEKPSYNSIGIFKITNISGKRRELVPSKSAADKSDMESDSSDSDEDSDDELGGSGLPHLQLRKASHEGCVNRIRAMSQNPHICASWADTGHVQIWDFSSHLNALAESETEGSQGSSSVFNQAPLLKLGGHKDEGYAIDWSPLVPGRLISGDCKSCIHLWEPTSGSTWNVDSTPFRGHSASVEDLQWSPTEPNVFASCSVDGNIAIWDIKQKSPVVSFKAHNADVNVISWNRLASCMLASGSDDGSFSIRDLRMLKEGDSVVAHFEYHKHPVTSIEWSPHEASTLAVSSADNQLTIWDLSLEKDEEEEAEFRAKTKEQVNAPENLPPQLLFIHQGQKDLKELHWHTQIPGMIVSTALDGFNILMPSNIQTTLPSDGS, from the exons ATGGTTCGGAGCTTGAAGAATCCGAAGAAAGCAAAGAGGAAGAACAAG GAATCGAAAAGGGGAGATGGTTCCTCGTCTTCATCGGTGCCGTCGATGCCTGCGGAGGTGTGGCAGCCCGGAGTGGATAAGttggaggaaggagaagagctTCAGTGTGACCTTTCTGCTTACAATGCTCTCCACGCTTTCTCTATAGGCTGGCCCTGCCTCAG TTTTGATGTAGTTCGTGATTCATTGGGACTGGTGCGGACTGAGTTTCCGCATACTGCATATTTTGTTGCGGGGACTCAG GCGGAGAAACCTTCATACAACTCAATTGGGATATTTAAGATAACCAACATCAGTGGTAAAAGACGTGAATTAGTGCCATCTAAATCGGCCGCAGACAAGTCTGATATGGAGAGTGATAGCAGTGACAGTGATGAAGATAGTGATGATGAGCTCGGTGGATCTGGTTTGCCACATTTGCAG CTGCGCAAGGCATCTCATGAAGGATGTGTTAACCGTATACGAGCCATGTCGCAGAATCCTCATATATGTGCATCCTGGGCAGATACCGGTCATGTGCAG ATTTGGGACTTCAGCTCCCATTTGAATGCATTGGCTGAATCGGAAACAGAAGGTAGTCAGGGATCTTCATCAGTTTTCAATCAGGCTCCATTGCTTAAGTTAGGTGGTCACAAAGACGAAGGCTATGCTATAGACTGGAGTCCGCTTGTTCCAGGGAGGCTGATATCAG GTGACTGCAAGAGTTGCATTCATTTGTGGGAACCAACATCTGGCTCGACATGGAATGTTGATTCAACTCCTTTTCGTGGACATTCTGCAAGTGTGGAAGACCTACAG TGGAGCCCCACGGAGCCAAATGTATTTGCCTCATGTTCTGTGGATGGAAACATCGCGATATGGGATATTAAGCAGAAATCGCCAGTTGTGTCCTTCAAGGCTCATAATGCGGATGTAAATGTCATCTCATGGAACAG GCTTGCTAGCTGTATGTTGGCATCAGGAAGTGATGATGGATCGTTTTCTATTCGTGATCTTAGAATGCTCAAG GAAGGTGATTCGGTGGTGGCGCATTTTGAATATCACAAACACCCAGTTACCTCAATTGAGTGGAGCCCGCATGAAGCATCAACTCTGGCAGTGTCATCAGCAGACAATCAGCTGAC AATATGGGATCTTTCGCTGGAGAAGgatgaggaagaggaggcagagTTCCGAGCCAAGACCAAAGAGCAGGTCAATGCCCCAGAAAATTTGCCTCCGCAACTGCTCTTCATTCACCAG GGGCAAAAAGACTTGAAGGAACTTCACTGGCACACTCAGATACCTGGGATGATAGTCTCCACAGCACTTGATGGTTTCAACATCTTAATGCCCTCAAACATACAGACGACTCTTCCCTCAGATGGTTCTTAG
- the LOC116201601 gene encoding uncharacterized protein At4g29660 isoform X1: protein MMMTTQCGSKVSILVGNGVPNCCYASIGSAVHKRNSAMLPYRVTSYLWRKYADYLYTKWEKNVLWTMVDPYRRPKSFTPLVTIYVAAFYTGVIGAAITEQLYKERYWEEHPGEAVPLMRPKFYGGPWKVYRGDALPPNM from the exons atgatgatgacgacgCAATGCGGGAGTAAAGTTTCAATTTTAGTTGGGAATGGCGTGCCCAACTGCTGCTATGCATCGATTGGATCGGCT GTACACAAGAGGAATTCAGCTATGCTTCCTTACAGAGTGACGAGCTACCTTTGGAGGAAGTATGCTGATTATTTATACACCAAGTGGGAAAAGAACGTCTTGTGGACAATGGTGGACCCGTACAGGCGTCCCAAATCCTTTACTCCTTTAGTCACGATATATGTCGCCGCTTTCTACACTGGGGTCATTGGAGCTGCAATCACTGAGCAACTGTACAAG GAGAGATACTGGGAAGAGCATCCTGGGGAGGCAGTGCCTCTCATGAGGCCAAAGTTTTATGGTGGTCCTTGGAAGGTCTATAGAGGGGATGCCCTGCCTCCGAATATGTGA
- the LOC116199449 gene encoding F-box/kelch-repeat protein At1g80440-like has protein sequence MELILNLADDLACKCLIRVPHEQLGVAASIYDEWKIEIVLSTLPPIPRTELPEYKLIQLVMAGAWSELVVLEKSTSLTSSDTLSSVFIYSFLSKQWRPGTDILGGIRVNFACASDGERMVYVAGGCNSKG, from the exons ATGGAGTTGATTCTGAACCTAGCTGACGATTTAGCCTGCAAATGCTTGATTCGAGTTCCGCACGAGCAGTTGGGAGTTGCTGCTTCGATCTATGATGAGTGGAAGATCGAGATAGTC CTGTCCACTTTGCCGCCAATTCCACGCACCGAGCTCCCGGAGTATAAGTTAATTCAACTGGTGATGGCTGGGGCTTGGTCGGAGCTTGTGGTCTTGGAGAAGAGCACTTCTCTCACGTCGTCGGACACCCTAAGTTCTGTGTTCATATATAGTTTCCTATCCAAGCAGTGGCGGCCCGGAACTGATATACTTGGAGGGATCCGCGTGAATTTCGCCTGTGCATCTGATGGTGAGCGGATGGTGTATGTGGCCGGCGGATGCAACAGCAAGGGCTAA
- the LOC116201601 gene encoding uncharacterized protein At4g29660 isoform X2, with protein MLPYRVTSYLWRKYADYLYTKWEKNVLWTMVDPYRRPKSFTPLVTIYVAAFYTGVIGAAITEQLYKERYWEEHPGEAVPLMRPKFYGGPWKVYRGDALPPNM; from the exons ATGCTTCCTTACAGAGTGACGAGCTACCTTTGGAGGAAGTATGCTGATTATTTATACACCAAGTGGGAAAAGAACGTCTTGTGGACAATGGTGGACCCGTACAGGCGTCCCAAATCCTTTACTCCTTTAGTCACGATATATGTCGCCGCTTTCTACACTGGGGTCATTGGAGCTGCAATCACTGAGCAACTGTACAAG GAGAGATACTGGGAAGAGCATCCTGGGGAGGCAGTGCCTCTCATGAGGCCAAAGTTTTATGGTGGTCCTTGGAAGGTCTATAGAGGGGATGCCCTGCCTCCGAATATGTGA
- the LOC116199450 gene encoding F-box/kelch-repeat protein At1g80440-like has translation MELIPGLPNDLARECLIRINPYEQLAVAASVCKGWKIEIESPEFRVQRKAAGHSQVLVILAVASGCKTYLSIFEPLQGRWSTLPPIPDCSNGMPTYFTLVAVGSDILVLGGSDVYIYSFQSWSWRRGVDMPSEPRKYYDFASDGKRIVYVAGGECMDSLLKSAMAYDVKKDEWITMPDMPIEREDCWAGFHSGKFHIIGGYDNCRSDRIARSEVTFDPVAWCWEPAQEICLEFSMDTATKCVGERNADESFYTCLGRDVIAHKDSAWQAVAKAPPDIEPEILLWWHDQLLMVGTTWVDRRCCPGAYTLDLITHSWTRIDLPKMCRDVLGGCCLEV, from the coding sequence ATGGAATTGATTCCAGGATTGCCGAACGATTTAGCCCGCGAATGCTTGATTCGAATTAATCCGTATGAACAGTTGGCAGTTGCTGCTTCGGTTTGCAAGGGATGGAAGATTGAGATAGAGTCACCTGAATTTCGAGTCCAGAGGAAAGCTGCGGGCCATAGCCAAGTGCTCGTAATACTAGCAGTCGCGTCTGGATGTAAGACCTACCTTTCCATCTTTGAGCCACTCCAGGGACGGTGGTCCACTCTACCCCCGATTCCCGATTGCTCTAACGGGATGCCAACATATTTTACATTGGTTGCTGTTGGGTCCGATATTTTAGTCTTGGGAGGATCAGATGTGTACATATATAGTTTCCAATCCTGGAGTTGGCGGCGAGGAGTTGACATGCCAAGCGAGCCCCGCAAGTACTACGATTTCGCCTCTGATGGCAAGCGGATAGTTTACGTGGCCGGGGGCGAGTGCATGGACAGCTTGTTGAAGTCCGCCATGGCCTATGACGTGAAGAAGGACGAGTGGATCACGATGCCTGACATGCCAATTGAGCGTGAAGATTGCTGGGCAGGCTTCCACTCCGGCAAGTTCCATATCATCGGTGGGTACGATAATTGTCGGAGCGACAGGATTGCAAGAAGCGAGGTGACATTCGATCCCGTTGCATGGTGCTGGGAACCCGCTCAAGAGATTTGTTTAGAATTTAGCATGGATACTGCAACTAAGTGTGTTGGTGAAAGAAACGCGGATGAATCCTTTTACACGTGCCTGGGTAGAGATGTGATTGCACATAAGGATTCTGCATGGCAAGCTGTCGCAAAGGCACCACCGGATATTGAACCGGAAATCTTGTTATGGTGGCATGATCAGTTGTTGATGGTTGGGACCACATGGGTCGATCGGAGATGCTGTCCCGGTGCCTATACATTGGACCTTATCACCCATTCCTGGACTCGGATAGATCTTCCTAAAATGTGCCGAGATGTCCTGGGAGGATGCTGCTTGGAGGTTTAA
- the LOC116200888 gene encoding ectonucleotide pyrophosphatase/phosphodiesterase family member 3-like, translating to MGSDKQTPVPTVDEDPPTPSTALLSFNTEDSSSAASDDSAAAAAASASKGKSFLSEKPTTTIVFISLLLLTCIALSAASAFAFLFFSSSSDGSRSALAPSQAAARPLVKLQRPVVLLVSSDGFRFGYQFKTDTPNIRRLIANGTGAEQGLIPVFPSLTFPNHYSIVTGLYPAYHGIINNFFVDPNTGDYFTMGSHEPKWWLGEPLWETVVKHGLRAATYFWPGSEVNKGPWTCPKEFCKFYNGSVPFEERVDTVLSYFDLPAEEMPAFMTLYFEDPDHQGHKVGPDDPQITEAVARIDWMMGKLIKGLEERGVFDDVNIIMVGDHGMVGTCDKKLIFLDELNPWIEVPPAWVQSHTPLLAIKPPPGVSPADVVEKMNEGLQSGKVTNGKYLKVYLKENLPSRLHYAASDRIAPIIGLIDEGFKVEQKKSKRQECGGAHGYDNSIFSMRTIFIGHGPNFAQGRKVPSFENVQIYNLITSILKIQGAPNNGSYSFPQSVLLSTP from the coding sequence ATGGGTTCCGATAAGCAGACCCCGGTACCAACCGTCGACGAAGATCCGCCGACTCCGTCGACTGCCCTCCTCTCCTTCAACACAGAGGACTCGTCCTCCGCCGCCTCTGATGACTctgccgccgccgccgccgcctccGCCTCCAAAGGCAAGTCTTTCCTGTCAGAGAAGCCCACCACCACCATCGTTTTcatctccctcctcctcctcaccTGCATCGCCCTCTCCGCCGCCAGTGCCTTCGCCTTCCTCtttttctcctcctcctccgacGGTAGCAGGTCGGCGTTGGCCCCGTCCCAAGCGGCCGCCCGCCCGCTCGTGAAGCTGCAGAGGCCGGTGGTTCTGCTGGTTTCCTCCGACGGGTTCCGGTTCGGGTACCAGTTCAAGACCGACACCCCGAACATCCGCCGCCTGATCGCCAATGGGACCGGGGCTGAACAGGGCCTGATCCCGGTCTTTCCCTCACTCACCTTCCCGAATCATTACTCGATCGTCACCGGACTGTACCCGGCTTACCATGGTATCATCAATAACTTTTTTGTGGACCCTAATACAGGGGATTACTTCACCATGGGGAGCCACGAGCCGAAGTGGTGGCTCGGGGAGCCGCTGTGGGAGACCGTCGTTAAGCATGGACTCCGGGCGGCGACCTACTTCTGGCCTGGGTCTGAGGTCAACAAGGGCCCTTGGACTTGCCCCAAGGAATTCTGTAAGTTCTACAATGGGTCGGTCCCCTTCGAGGAAAGGGTTGACACTGTGTTGAGCTACTTTGATTTGCCGGCCGAGGAAATGCCCGCTTTCATGACGTTGTATTTCGAGGATCCTGATCATCAGGGTCATAAGGTGGGCCCTGATGATCCCCAGATTACTGAGGCAGTTGCGCGGATCGATTGGATGATGGGGAAGCTGATCAAGGGTTTGGAAGAAAGAGGGGTTTTCGACGATGTTAACATAATCATGGTTGGTGATCATGGAATGGTGGGCACCTGCGATAAGAAGCTGATTTTCCTGGATGAATTGAACCCATGGATCGAAGTTCCTCCGGCGTGGGTCCAGTCGCACACCCCATTGCTCGCAATTAAGCCACCACCGGGTGTATCGCCAGCTGATGTCGTAGAGAAGATGAACGAAGGCCTACAGTCAGGAAAAGTTACCAATGGGAAATACCTGAAGGTTTACCTTAAAGAAAACCTTCCGAGCAGGCTCCACTATGCGGCAAGTGATCGTATCGCCCCTATAATTGGTCTCATTGATGAAGGGTTCAAGGTGGAACAGAAGAAATCGAAGCGTCAAGAGTGTGGTGGAGCACACGGGTATGACAACAGCATCTTCTCGATGCGCACCATATTTATTGGCCATGGCCCGAATTTTGCTCAGGGAAGGAAAGTCCCGTCCTTTGAGAATGTTCAGATTTACAACCTCATCACTTCGATCCTGAAGATACAGGGTGCACCCAATAACGGGTCATATTCGTTCCCGCAGTCTGTTCTCTTGTCTACCCCTTGA
- the LOC116201576 gene encoding xaa-Pro dipeptidase isoform X1, with product MAKDASSPSPSSLVPPTVPMELHVKNREKLLRALRQHLSDSSRPLRGFVFLQGGEEQLRHDTDHIELFRQESYFAYLFGATEPGFFGAIDVMTGNSLLFAPRLPADYAVWLGEIKPVSFFQEKYKVNMVFYTDEITQVLHQHYRGEEKPLLFLLHGLNTDSHKFAEPAKFEGIANFESDLNTLHPILTECRVLKSDLELALIQFANDISSEAHVQVMRNIRVGMKEYQLESMFLHHTYMYGGCRHCSYTCICATGGNSAVLHYGHAAAPNDRTFEDGDMALLDMGAEFSFYGSDITCSFPVNGKFTSDQRLVYNAVLAAHDAVISVMKPGVNWVDMHKLAEKTILDSLQKARILVGDVNEMMIERLGAVFMPHGLGHLLGIDTHDPGGYPKGLERPKEPGLSSLRTARELLEGMVITVEPGCYFIDALLEPAMESSKTAKFFNHEAVARFRGFGGVRIESDVYVTASSCINMTKVPRQESEIEAVMAGGRWPI from the exons ATGGCGAAAGATGCATCATCACCATCGCCTTCATCCCTTGTACCTCCCACAGTTCCGATGGAGCTCCATGTGAAGAACCGCGAGAAGCTCCTGAGGGCTCTTCGGCAGCATCTCTCCGATTCTTCTCGACCGCTCCGCGGGTTCGTCTTCCTCCAG GGAGGTGAGGAGCAACTGCGGCACGACACCGATCATATCGAGCTCTTCAG GCAGGAGAGTTACTTTGCTTATTTGTTCGGAGCTACTGAGCCTGGATTCTTCGGAGCTATT GATGTTATGACTGGgaattctcttctttttgcTCCAAGACTTCCCGCTGATTACGCTGTTTGGTTGGGAGAAATAAAGCCTGTATCGTTCTTCCAG GAAAAATACAAGGTTAACATGGTTTTTTATACCGATGAGATTACACAAGTTCTGCATCAGCACTATCGAGGAGAGGAAAAACCTCTCTTGTTCCTCTTGCATGGCCTTAACACAGATAGTCATAAATTCGCAGAACCAGCCAAATTCGAG GGCATTGCAAATTTTGAGTCCGACTTGAACACTTTACATCCTATCCTGACTGAGTGTCGAGTTTTAAAGTCGGATCTGGAGCTTGCTCTCATTCAGTTTGCAAATGATATAAGCTCTGAAGCTCATGTTCAG GTTATGAGGAACATAAGGGTGGGCATGAAGGAGTACCAATTGGAAAGTATGTTTCTTCATCACACGTACATGTATGGTGGCTGTAGGCACTGCTCATATACATGTATCTGCGCCACTGGTGGAAACAG TGCTGTACTCCACTATGGGCATGCAGCGGCCCCCAATGATCGG ACTTTCGAAGATGGAGACATGGCATTGCTAGACATGGGAGCTGAATTCAGTTTCTATGGATCTGACATTACATGTTCATTTCCA GTGAATGGGAAGTTTACGAGTGATCAGCGACTTGTATATAAT GCAGTGCTTGCTGCACATGATGCTGTTATTTCGGTGATGAAACCTGGTGTTAACTGGGTGGATATGCACAA ACTGGCAGAGAAAACTATTCTCGATTCATTGCAGAAAGCAAGGATCCTAGTCGG TGATGTAAATGAGATGATGATAGAGCGACTGGGTGCTGTTTTCATGCCTCATGGCCTTGGGCATCTATTGGGTATTGACACTCACGACCCGGGGGGCTATCCTAAG GGATTGGAGAGACCCAAAGAACCAGGATTGAGCTCTTTAAGGACAGCACGTGAGCTCCTTGAAGGAATG GTGATAACGGTAGAACCAGGATGCTACTTCATCGATGCTTTGCTGGAACCCGCCATGGAGAGCTCGAAAACAGCGAAGTTCTTCAATCACGAAGCAGTTGCCCGATTCAGAGGCTTTGGTGGAGTTCGGATCGAGAGCGACGTG TATGTCACCGCAAGCAGCTGTATAAACATGACAAAGGTTCCGCGTCAAGAATCAGAGATTGAAGCTGTGATGGCAGGAGGAAGATGGCCGATTTGA
- the LOC116201576 gene encoding xaa-Pro dipeptidase isoform X2, producing MTGNSLLFAPRLPADYAVWLGEIKPVSFFQEKYKVNMVFYTDEITQVLHQHYRGEEKPLLFLLHGLNTDSHKFAEPAKFEGIANFESDLNTLHPILTECRVLKSDLELALIQFANDISSEAHVQVMRNIRVGMKEYQLESMFLHHTYMYGGCRHCSYTCICATGGNSAVLHYGHAAAPNDRTFEDGDMALLDMGAEFSFYGSDITCSFPVNGKFTSDQRLVYNAVLAAHDAVISVMKPGVNWVDMHKLAEKTILDSLQKARILVGDVNEMMIERLGAVFMPHGLGHLLGIDTHDPGGYPKGLERPKEPGLSSLRTARELLEGMVITVEPGCYFIDALLEPAMESSKTAKFFNHEAVARFRGFGGVRIESDVYVTASSCINMTKVPRQESEIEAVMAGGRWPI from the exons ATGACTGGgaattctcttctttttgcTCCAAGACTTCCCGCTGATTACGCTGTTTGGTTGGGAGAAATAAAGCCTGTATCGTTCTTCCAG GAAAAATACAAGGTTAACATGGTTTTTTATACCGATGAGATTACACAAGTTCTGCATCAGCACTATCGAGGAGAGGAAAAACCTCTCTTGTTCCTCTTGCATGGCCTTAACACAGATAGTCATAAATTCGCAGAACCAGCCAAATTCGAG GGCATTGCAAATTTTGAGTCCGACTTGAACACTTTACATCCTATCCTGACTGAGTGTCGAGTTTTAAAGTCGGATCTGGAGCTTGCTCTCATTCAGTTTGCAAATGATATAAGCTCTGAAGCTCATGTTCAG GTTATGAGGAACATAAGGGTGGGCATGAAGGAGTACCAATTGGAAAGTATGTTTCTTCATCACACGTACATGTATGGTGGCTGTAGGCACTGCTCATATACATGTATCTGCGCCACTGGTGGAAACAG TGCTGTACTCCACTATGGGCATGCAGCGGCCCCCAATGATCGG ACTTTCGAAGATGGAGACATGGCATTGCTAGACATGGGAGCTGAATTCAGTTTCTATGGATCTGACATTACATGTTCATTTCCA GTGAATGGGAAGTTTACGAGTGATCAGCGACTTGTATATAAT GCAGTGCTTGCTGCACATGATGCTGTTATTTCGGTGATGAAACCTGGTGTTAACTGGGTGGATATGCACAA ACTGGCAGAGAAAACTATTCTCGATTCATTGCAGAAAGCAAGGATCCTAGTCGG TGATGTAAATGAGATGATGATAGAGCGACTGGGTGCTGTTTTCATGCCTCATGGCCTTGGGCATCTATTGGGTATTGACACTCACGACCCGGGGGGCTATCCTAAG GGATTGGAGAGACCCAAAGAACCAGGATTGAGCTCTTTAAGGACAGCACGTGAGCTCCTTGAAGGAATG GTGATAACGGTAGAACCAGGATGCTACTTCATCGATGCTTTGCTGGAACCCGCCATGGAGAGCTCGAAAACAGCGAAGTTCTTCAATCACGAAGCAGTTGCCCGATTCAGAGGCTTTGGTGGAGTTCGGATCGAGAGCGACGTG TATGTCACCGCAAGCAGCTGTATAAACATGACAAAGGTTCCGCGTCAAGAATCAGAGATTGAAGCTGTGATGGCAGGAGGAAGATGGCCGATTTGA